In Cedecea neteri, a single genomic region encodes these proteins:
- a CDS encoding CesT family type III secretion system chaperone: MAIAEQLYHKLQPLFKQLNALDIVFNAQGYYSLTLDGGQQVFLELTENLTLAMMGLLALPDNPGEALLLELLQANLNIDQQPAITVAADKERAQLVVWAVLPLDELHLDTLLPLLERLSWTLSVIGRWCQPAPPRERQAAPKTEKDRLQRRQIEALMLRR, encoded by the coding sequence ATGGCGATCGCCGAGCAGCTCTACCACAAACTCCAGCCGCTGTTTAAACAGCTGAATGCCCTAGATATTGTGTTCAACGCCCAGGGCTACTACTCGTTAACCCTCGACGGCGGCCAGCAGGTTTTCCTGGAGCTGACGGAAAATCTGACGCTGGCGATGATGGGCCTGCTGGCGCTGCCGGACAATCCCGGCGAGGCGCTGCTTCTCGAGCTGTTACAGGCCAACCTGAACATTGACCAGCAGCCAGCCATCACCGTTGCCGCTGATAAAGAGCGCGCGCAGCTGGTGGTCTGGGCGGTATTGCCCCTGGACGAGCTGCATCTCGACACGCTGCTGCCTTTGTTGGAGCGGCTGAGCTGGACGCTGTCGGTGATTGGCCGCTGGTGCCAGCCTGCCCCACCGCGCGAGCGCCAGGCTGCACCAAAGACAGAAAAAGATCGGCTTCAGCGCCGCCAGATAGAAGCGCTGATGCTGCGACGCTAA
- the xopG gene encoding XopG/HopH/AvrPtoH family type III secretion system effector: MSTISASNVAPHIAIEYHRPEDYLAAESALHQLLSRPNGRSLVGELRNLSTQGRYVKVKVTAMANTVARPVLTDSQVRRFHLSSSEYDKAHNKKATQLAQKQPLGKKGEGTSVSVDWNPRQSVAIDAHGRPSLLDDPSLAFVSLAHELVHGYRMMKGTYTGGTSDRYDTGSPAGQEESRAVGIGKYAGEALSENGIRHEHGLPLRGQYAAG, encoded by the coding sequence ATGAGTACGATTTCTGCCAGCAATGTGGCGCCACATATCGCGATTGAATACCACCGCCCGGAAGATTATCTCGCTGCCGAAAGCGCTTTGCATCAGCTGCTCAGTCGGCCTAACGGCCGAAGCCTGGTGGGCGAACTGCGTAACCTCAGTACCCAGGGTCGGTACGTTAAGGTGAAGGTCACGGCGATGGCGAATACGGTTGCCCGCCCGGTGCTGACCGACTCTCAGGTTCGCCGGTTTCACCTCTCCAGCAGTGAGTACGATAAGGCGCACAATAAAAAAGCGACGCAATTAGCCCAAAAGCAGCCGCTCGGCAAGAAAGGCGAGGGGACCAGCGTCAGCGTCGACTGGAACCCGCGGCAGTCCGTGGCTATTGACGCCCATGGCCGCCCAAGCCTGCTGGACGATCCTTCGCTGGCTTTTGTGTCCCTTGCCCATGAGCTGGTTCACGGCTATCGCATGATGAAAGGGACCTACACCGGAGGGACTTCCGACCGCTACGATACAGGCTCGCCAGCCGGGCAGGAGGAATCCCGCGCGGTGGGCATCGGCAAGTATGCGGGGGAAGCGCTGTCCGAAAACGGTATTCGCCATGAGCACGGCCTGCCGCTGCGCGGGCAGTACGCCGCAGGGTAA
- a CDS encoding CesT family type III secretion system chaperone, producing MLAPSKLAQILQPLLTDELGQRVELENAEGYSVELGEGVTLEISESPVGHLLLSCMLPVQPTRLSDTDTLTVLLQANLLGMDYPPVLTGLLPDQQQVVQWSSLPFHQLEAEVLKRLFNRFAQQAEKLAAWLV from the coding sequence ATGCTCGCACCTTCAAAATTAGCGCAAATTTTACAGCCGCTGTTGACCGATGAGCTTGGGCAAAGAGTCGAGCTTGAGAATGCAGAAGGCTATTCCGTTGAGCTTGGCGAGGGCGTGACGCTGGAGATCAGCGAATCTCCGGTTGGGCACCTGCTGCTGAGCTGCATGTTGCCCGTTCAGCCCACCCGGCTGAGCGACACCGATACGCTCACGGTGCTGCTGCAGGCCAATCTGCTGGGGATGGATTATCCGCCGGTACTCACTGGGCTGTTGCCCGACCAACAGCAGGTTGTGCAATGGAGCAGCCTGCCGTTCCATCAACTGGAGGCGGAAGTGCTGAAGCGGCTGTTCAACCGTTTTGCGCAGCAGGCCGAAAAGCTGGCCGCGTGGTTAGTGTAA
- the dinG gene encoding ATP-dependent DNA helicase DinG, whose amino-acid sequence MALSSAQKAQIGAWYKALQQQIPDFIPRAPQRQMIAEVAKTLAGEEGRHLAIEAPTGVGKTLSYLIPGIAIARGDQKTLVVSTANVALQDQIYSKDLPLLRKIIPDLKFTAAFGRGRYVCPRNLAALATDNFTQGDLLAFLDDEMSPTSKAEQQRCAKLKASLDGYKWDGLRDHTDEAIDDDLWRRLSTDKASCLGRNCHWYKECPFFVARREIDEAEVVVANHALVMAALESDAVLPEAKNLLLVLDEGHHLADVARDALEMSAEITPGYSRLQLDLFSKLVETCMAQFRPKSPPPLTAPERLTNHCDEVYELLQSFNTIVSLWLPGEREGEHRFEMGVLPEEIMVICQRLAKLMEALRGLSEALLNDLSEKTASHDIVRLHRALLQMNRALGFFEAQSKLWKLAAMEQASGAPVSKWVTREIREGQPHLFFHCVGIRVSDQLEKMLWRKVPHVIVTSATLRSLNRFDRLQEMSGLREKAGDRFIHLDSPFNHIEQGKIVIPKMRFEPLMEHEAQHIAEMAAFFRAQLAQGEHKAMLVLFASGRAMQQFLTHVTDLRLMLLVQGDQPRYRLVELHRQRVQAGETSVLIGLQSFAEGLDLKGELLTQVHIHKIAFPPVDSPVVVTEGEWLKSLNRYPFEVQSLPSASFNLIQQVGRLIRSHACYGEIVIYDRRLLSKRYGERLLAALPVFPIEQPDAPEAKVIITTPKHTVRRKRVSKK is encoded by the coding sequence ATGGCTTTGTCGTCGGCGCAAAAAGCGCAAATAGGTGCCTGGTATAAGGCGTTACAGCAGCAGATCCCGGATTTTATTCCGCGAGCGCCTCAGCGGCAGATGATCGCCGAGGTGGCGAAGACCCTTGCCGGTGAAGAAGGGCGGCATCTGGCTATTGAAGCGCCGACCGGCGTCGGCAAAACTCTCTCTTACCTGATCCCCGGCATTGCTATTGCCAGAGGGGATCAAAAAACGCTGGTGGTCAGCACCGCCAACGTGGCGCTGCAGGACCAGATTTACAGCAAAGACCTGCCGCTGCTGCGCAAAATCATTCCTGACCTGAAATTTACCGCCGCCTTTGGCCGCGGACGTTACGTGTGCCCGCGCAATCTGGCCGCGCTGGCGACCGATAACTTCACGCAGGGCGATCTGCTGGCGTTTCTGGACGATGAGATGTCGCCGACCAGCAAAGCCGAACAGCAGCGCTGTGCCAAACTTAAAGCCAGCCTCGACGGCTATAAATGGGACGGGCTGCGGGATCACACCGATGAGGCGATTGACGACGATCTCTGGCGGCGACTAAGCACCGACAAAGCCAGCTGCCTGGGGCGAAACTGCCACTGGTATAAAGAGTGCCCGTTCTTTGTGGCGCGCCGGGAAATCGACGAGGCGGAAGTGGTCGTGGCTAACCATGCGCTGGTGATGGCGGCGCTGGAAAGCGATGCGGTGCTGCCGGAGGCGAAAAATCTGCTGCTGGTGCTGGACGAAGGCCATCATCTGGCGGACGTTGCCCGTGACGCGCTGGAAATGAGCGCGGAGATCACGCCAGGCTACAGTCGCCTGCAGCTCGACCTGTTCAGCAAGCTGGTGGAAACCTGCATGGCGCAGTTCCGGCCCAAAAGCCCACCGCCGCTGACCGCGCCTGAACGTCTGACCAATCACTGTGATGAAGTGTACGAGCTGCTGCAGTCGTTTAACACGATCGTTAGCCTTTGGCTGCCGGGCGAGCGGGAAGGCGAACACCGCTTTGAAATGGGCGTCCTGCCCGAAGAGATCATGGTGATTTGCCAGCGCCTGGCGAAGCTGATGGAGGCGCTGCGCGGCCTGTCGGAAGCGTTGCTTAACGATCTGAGCGAAAAAACGGCCAGCCACGACATCGTGCGCCTGCACCGGGCGCTGCTGCAAATGAACCGGGCGCTGGGCTTCTTTGAAGCACAGAGCAAGCTGTGGAAGCTGGCGGCGATGGAGCAGGCTTCCGGCGCGCCGGTGTCGAAGTGGGTGACGCGCGAAATCCGCGAGGGGCAGCCGCATCTGTTCTTCCACTGTGTGGGGATCCGCGTCAGCGATCAGCTGGAAAAAATGCTGTGGCGCAAAGTGCCACATGTGATTGTGACCTCCGCCACGCTACGCTCGCTCAACCGCTTTGATCGCCTGCAGGAGATGAGCGGCCTGCGTGAGAAAGCGGGCGATCGGTTTATCCATCTGGACTCGCCGTTTAATCATATTGAGCAGGGGAAAATCGTTATCCCCAAAATGCGCTTTGAGCCGCTGATGGAGCACGAGGCACAGCATATTGCCGAGATGGCCGCCTTCTTCAGGGCGCAGCTGGCACAGGGCGAGCATAAAGCGATGCTGGTGCTGTTTGCCAGCGGCCGCGCCATGCAGCAGTTTTTAACTCACGTTACCGATCTGCGGCTGATGCTGCTGGTGCAGGGGGATCAGCCCCGCTACCGGCTGGTGGAGCTGCATCGCCAGCGCGTTCAGGCCGGGGAAACCAGCGTGCTGATTGGCCTGCAATCTTTTGCCGAAGGGCTGGATTTGAAAGGCGAGCTGCTGACCCAGGTACACATTCATAAAATTGCCTTCCCGCCGGTAGACAGTCCGGTGGTGGTCACCGAAGGGGAGTGGCTGAAAAGCCTCAACCGCTATCCTTTTGAAGTGCAGAGTTTGCCCAGCGCCTCTTTTAATCTGATTCAACAAGTTGGACGTTTAATTCGCAGCCACGCCTGCTATGGTGAGATAGTCATTTACGACCGCCGCCTGCTGAGTAAACGCTACGGCGAGCGTCTGCTGGCCGCGCTGCCGGTGTTCCCGATTGAACAGCCCGACGCGCCGGAAGCAAAAGTGATAATAACGACGCCGAAACACACTGTACGGCGCAAACGTGTGAGCAAGAAATAG
- the ybiB gene encoding DNA-binding protein YbiB produces MDYRKIIKEIGRGKNHARDLDFDTARGLYSHMLKGEVPELELGGVLIALRIKGEGEAEMLGFYEAMKQHVITLTPPSDKPMPIVIPSYNGARKQANLTPLLALLLNKLGYPVVVHGVSEDPTRVLTETIFTLLGIEPTRHAGQAQAKLESHHPVYLPIGALCPPMENQLAMRWRMGVRNSAHTLAKLATPFEEEAALRLASVSHPEYVPKVAKFFADIGGRGLLMHGTEGEVYANPQRCPQITLIDGQGTRIVSERQTEHEGVVLPAGKDPEITARWIERCVAGVEPVPQSLKIQMACCLVATGEAATLEAGLARVDEVF; encoded by the coding sequence ATGGACTATCGCAAAATCATTAAAGAAATTGGTCGTGGGAAAAACCACGCCAGAGATCTCGATTTTGATACCGCGCGCGGGCTGTATAGCCACATGCTGAAGGGCGAAGTGCCTGAGCTTGAGCTGGGCGGCGTGCTGATTGCCCTGCGTATTAAGGGCGAAGGTGAAGCGGAGATGCTCGGTTTTTATGAGGCGATGAAGCAGCATGTTATTACGCTCACGCCGCCGTCCGACAAGCCGATGCCGATTGTCATTCCTTCCTATAACGGCGCCCGTAAGCAGGCTAACCTCACGCCGCTGCTGGCGCTTTTGCTCAACAAACTTGGCTATCCGGTTGTGGTCCACGGCGTGAGCGAAGATCCCACCCGAGTGCTGACGGAAACCATTTTTACGCTGCTGGGCATTGAGCCGACCCGCCACGCCGGGCAGGCGCAGGCGAAGCTTGAGTCCCACCATCCTGTCTATCTGCCGATTGGCGCGCTTTGCCCACCGATGGAAAATCAGCTGGCCATGCGCTGGCGCATGGGCGTGCGTAACAGCGCGCACACGCTGGCGAAGCTGGCCACCCCGTTTGAGGAAGAGGCCGCGCTGCGTCTGGCCAGCGTTTCTCACCCGGAATATGTCCCGAAAGTGGCGAAGTTTTTTGCGGATATCGGCGGGCGGGGGCTGTTAATGCATGGCACGGAAGGTGAAGTGTATGCCAACCCTCAGCGCTGCCCGCAAATAACGCTGATTGATGGGCAAGGCACCCGCATCGTGAGCGAGCGGCAAACCGAACACGAAGGCGTCGTGCTGCCGGCAGGCAAAGATCCTGAAATCACCGCCCGCTGGATTGAGCGCTGCGTGGCGGGCGTTGAGCCGGTGCCGCAGTCGCTGAAAATTCAGATGGCCTGTTGCCTGGTCGCCACCGGCGAGGCCGCAACGCTTGAGGCCGGCTTGGCGCGGGTGGACGAAGTTTTCTGA
- the ybiJ gene encoding DUF1471 family protein YbiJ, which translates to MKTIKYAVAAIALSTLSFGAFAAQPVNEAQAQNLNKIGVVSATGATTLDGLEAKLAAKAEAAGASSYAITSANTEGQMSGTAVIYK; encoded by the coding sequence ATGAAAACCATCAAATATGCTGTAGCTGCAATTGCTCTTTCTACTCTGTCTTTCGGTGCTTTCGCTGCCCAACCTGTAAACGAAGCCCAGGCGCAGAACCTGAATAAAATCGGCGTTGTTTCCGCCACTGGCGCAACAACCCTGGATGGCCTGGAAGCAAAACTGGCCGCTAAAGCAGAAGCCGCTGGCGCAAGCTCTTACGCGATCACCTCTGCCAACACCGAAGGCCAGATGAGCGGCACCGCGGTTATCTACAAATAA
- a CDS encoding helix-turn-helix domain-containing protein codes for MEIKLHSNATTTPRTRKYIQESAKTDGELAEELNISVDTVRRWRKRDDCYDKSHRPNTIHRALSHEQESMLVFLRVRLALSLDELLEAARLLIQQGISRASVSRMLQNWQLSRMTKPALSQTPGHFMLDTFSLPETVSHKQGELLVFSERTSGYMAVALRERGSEEVAEPLVGFLREGLPLSVLSLTAKSCPFTHKLAGALGVPLQAAAQEEWLEKAGQGNYHQALEALLNGERFDKRLGLGAVLLEFEDLLNKRIIRSRLKNLTPEAWLKLHHSHR; via the coding sequence ATGGAGATAAAGCTGCACTCCAACGCCACAACAACGCCGCGTACGCGAAAGTACATTCAGGAGTCCGCGAAAACGGACGGCGAGCTGGCGGAGGAGCTGAACATTTCGGTCGATACCGTTCGGCGCTGGCGTAAACGCGACGACTGTTACGACAAATCTCACCGGCCGAATACCATCCATCGGGCGTTAAGTCACGAGCAGGAATCGATGCTGGTGTTCCTGCGCGTGCGCCTGGCGCTTTCCCTCGATGAACTTCTCGAGGCCGCTCGCTTGCTGATTCAGCAGGGGATTTCCCGCGCAAGCGTCAGCCGTATGCTGCAAAACTGGCAGCTGTCGCGCATGACTAAGCCAGCGCTCAGTCAGACGCCGGGCCATTTTATGCTGGATACTTTCTCGCTGCCGGAGACGGTTAGCCATAAACAGGGTGAGCTGCTGGTGTTCAGCGAAAGAACCTCCGGCTATATGGCCGTTGCGCTGCGTGAGCGCGGTAGTGAGGAGGTGGCGGAGCCTCTGGTGGGCTTTTTGCGGGAAGGGTTGCCGCTCTCCGTGCTTTCATTAACGGCGAAATCCTGCCCGTTTACGCACAAGCTTGCAGGGGCGCTGGGCGTGCCTTTACAGGCTGCTGCACAGGAGGAGTGGCTGGAAAAAGCCGGGCAGGGTAATTACCACCAGGCGCTGGAAGCGCTGCTGAACGGCGAACGCTTTGATAAGCGGCTGGGGCTGGGGGCCGTGCTGCTGGAGTTTGAAGATCTACTCAATAAAAGGATTATCCGCAGCCGACTGAAAAACCTGACGCCTGAGGCCTGGCTGAAGCTTCATCATTCCCATCGTTAA